One genomic segment of Coffea arabica cultivar ET-39 chromosome 6e, Coffea Arabica ET-39 HiFi, whole genome shotgun sequence includes these proteins:
- the LOC113737074 gene encoding DNA-directed RNA polymerase III subunit RPC10 isoform X2 — protein MEFCPTCGMLLQYELPHMDRPARFFCPTCPYVCHIDSKVKIKRKHRLVKKELDPIISKDDELDNLPETEGWCRFNLGKASLSYLVELRVLIVVILRQPLVNNRPDLLMSR, from the exons ATGGAATTTTGTCCAACTTGTGGGATGTTATTGCAGTATGAATTGCCACATATGGACCGCCCTGCCAGATTCTTCTGTCCAACATGCCCGTATGTATGTCACATAGATAGTAAG gttaaaataaaaagaaagcatCGGTTAGTTAAGAAAGAACTAGATCCTATCATTTCCAAAGACGACGAGCTTGACAATTTACCAGAAACTGAAG GTTGGTGTAGATTTAATCTGGGCAAAGCAAGCTTGAGCTATCTGGTTGAG CTCCGTGTCCTAATTGTGGTTATCTTAAGGCAGCCTTTGGTCAACAACAGACCAGATCTGCTGATGAGCCGATGA
- the LOC113737074 gene encoding DNA-directed RNA polymerase III subunit RPC10 isoform X1 — protein sequence MEFCPTCGMLLQYELPHMDRPARFFCPTCPYVCHIDSKVKIKRKHRLVKKELDPIISKDDELDNLPETEAPCPNCGYLKAAFGQQQTRSADEPMTTYYTCKKCRHNWKED from the exons ATGGAATTTTGTCCAACTTGTGGGATGTTATTGCAGTATGAATTGCCACATATGGACCGCCCTGCCAGATTCTTCTGTCCAACATGCCCGTATGTATGTCACATAGATAGTAAG gttaaaataaaaagaaagcatCGGTTAGTTAAGAAAGAACTAGATCCTATCATTTCCAAAGACGACGAGCTTGACAATTTACCAGAAACTGAAG CTCCGTGTCCTAATTGTGGTTATCTTAAGGCAGCCTTTGGTCAACAACAGACCAGATCTGCTGATGAGCCGATGACAACCTATTACACATGCAAGAAATGTAGACACAATTGGAAAGAAGACTAA
- the LOC113737074 gene encoding uncharacterized protein isoform X3, which produces MDRPARFFCPTCPYVCHIDSKVKIKRKHRLVKKELDPIISKDDELDNLPETEAPCPNCGYLKAAFGQQQTRSADEPMTTYYTCKKCRHNWKED; this is translated from the exons ATGGACCGCCCTGCCAGATTCTTCTGTCCAACATGCCCGTATGTATGTCACATAGATAGTAAG gttaaaataaaaagaaagcatCGGTTAGTTAAGAAAGAACTAGATCCTATCATTTCCAAAGACGACGAGCTTGACAATTTACCAGAAACTGAAG CTCCGTGTCCTAATTGTGGTTATCTTAAGGCAGCCTTTGGTCAACAACAGACCAGATCTGCTGATGAGCCGATGACAACCTATTACACATGCAAGAAATGTAGACACAATTGGAAAGAAGACTAA